From the genome of Nocardia sp. NBC_01503, one region includes:
- a CDS encoding class I SAM-dependent methyltransferase has protein sequence MENQGPSRTALVTAYARAYHQIADRPRILTDPLAARLLGVTVDELAEFGRPAADLPDSDVDSGILRLGVSDRPRRLFFAARARFAEDRVAEAVAAGVRQVVILGAGLDTFAYRNPHPGLRVFEVDHPATQEWKHQRLAASGIDLPERLTFVPVDFETDTLATRLESAGFNRTDPAVFVWLGVVFYLTPDAARATLEYIAGQSESAEVIFDYLADADEDRAQLQARAQHAAAVGEPWFSYFAPDDLAAQLRELGFTDIDDRPATDLITGYLDGSADFEGEPPQALRPVRILRAGR, from the coding sequence CCGTGCCTATCATCAAATCGCTGACCGGCCAAGGATTCTCACCGATCCGCTGGCAGCGCGCCTGCTGGGTGTGACCGTGGATGAGCTGGCCGAATTCGGTCGGCCCGCGGCGGATCTTCCCGATAGTGATGTCGACTCGGGAATCCTGCGGCTGGGCGTCAGTGATCGGCCGCGCCGCCTGTTCTTCGCCGCTCGTGCCCGTTTCGCCGAGGATCGCGTGGCCGAAGCCGTCGCTGCCGGAGTTCGGCAGGTCGTGATCCTGGGCGCGGGCCTGGATACCTTCGCCTACCGCAACCCGCATCCCGGCCTGCGTGTATTCGAAGTCGACCATCCCGCTACCCAAGAGTGGAAACACCAGCGCCTCGCCGCCTCCGGTATCGACCTGCCCGAGCGGTTGACGTTCGTTCCGGTCGACTTCGAAACCGACACGCTGGCAACACGATTGGAGTCCGCCGGATTCAACCGGACCGATCCGGCTGTCTTCGTCTGGCTCGGTGTCGTCTTCTATCTGACCCCGGACGCCGCCCGCGCCACCCTGGAATACATTGCGGGCCAATCCGAGTCGGCCGAGGTGATCTTCGACTACCTGGCAGACGCCGACGAAGATCGCGCCCAATTGCAGGCGCGCGCCCAGCACGCGGCAGCTGTCGGCGAACCCTGGTTCAGCTACTTCGCTCCTGACGACCTCGCCGCACAGCTGCGCGAACTCGGCTTCACCGACATCGACGACCGCCCCGCCACGGACCTCATCACCGGGTACCTCGACGGATCCGCGGACTTCGAAGGCGAACCGCCCCAGGCACTTCGCCCGGTCCGCATACTGCGGGCGGGCCGCTGA
- a CDS encoding DUF397 domain-containing protein, whose amino-acid sequence MNIDLSGANWFKSTRSGSGKDCVEAAHLNGGAVGVRDSKLGDASPVLVFPPDAWDNFNDAIKTGWFDQP is encoded by the coding sequence GTGAACATCGACCTTTCCGGAGCCAACTGGTTCAAGTCCACCCGGAGCGGATCGGGCAAGGATTGCGTGGAAGCCGCGCATTTGAACGGGGGCGCGGTCGGAGTACGAGACTCGAAACTCGGTGACGCCAGCCCGGTCCTGGTTTTCCCTCCGGACGCGTGGGACAACTTCAACGACGCGATCAAAACGGGCTGGTTCGACCAGCCCTGA